The nucleotide window GGATCGCCGACGACACGCCGCCACGGTGCGGTGCGCGTGGCGGCGGCCGCACCCCCGGGGGCGGGCTCAGAGCGTGTACTGGCCGCTGGCTTCGGGCTGGAAGGCGATCTCGGCGATGCTCACTTGCTGCTCGCGGCCATCGGGCAGGCGGTAGCTGACGGTCTGGCCGGCGCGCGCGCCCAGCAGCGCCTGCCCCACCGGCGACAGCACCGACAGCCGGCCCGCGTCGAAGTCGGCGGCGTCGGGATACACCAGCGTCCAGTGGCGCGGCGCCTGCTCGCCCGGCAGCGTGCACACCACGCGCGTGTTCATGGTCACCACATCGGTCGGAATCTCTGCGGGCGCGACGATGGTGGCGCGCGCCAGCAGGCTGTCGAGCATGTCCTCGAGCTGGGCCGAGCCGGGGCGGCTGGCGATGCGCTCCAGGCGGGTGACGTCGAGTTCGGTCAGGTACAGGGTGGCGGTCTGGGTCTTGGTGGCCGTCATGGCGGGTCCTCCGGCAGTCGTGGGTAGGCGCGGCCGGCCAGCATGGCGGGCGGCGGCGGTCAGGTCTTGCGGGTTGGCGTGCCGCGACAGCGGCGCGCGCATCAACGGATCGGCAAAAGCGTGGCGGCAATCGCCGGCAACAACGGAAACGCTGGCTCGGGCCCGGTTCGGCCCGGGCTCCGCTGTGGGAGACGAATCAGGCTGGGAACCGGGCGGAATCAGGCGGTGCGCTGATCCGGCGGGGAGACATCGCGCGCTTGGCGCGCTGGGGCAGGCTGGGGCCCTGGGCGACCGCGGACGTGCGCGCGCGGCCGGTCCGCAGCGGGCGGACAGGCGCATCGGGCATCGGCGTCAGGCGATCGGTCATGGTCATTGCGGAAAAGATAAGCGGCAGCGGATGGCTTGCTGCAACGGCGAACAGGGAAGTGGTGGCTCACCTGCCTTGCTGCCCCGGATCGTGCACCGTGCTGGTGCGAAGCCGGAGCAGCCATCGTAGCACAGGGTTCCCGTCGGGGTCGTCACCCGTTGGTGGCATGGCACTCGCACCCCGCCCCTGCCGCCGCCTGCTGCAGGTTCTGCAGGATGCCGCACGCGCTGGCCGGCTGGTGATGGCGGCAGGTCTCGCGCAGCGCGCGCAACTGGCCTTCCAGCGCTTCCAGCGCCACGCGCTGGGCGTGGATCTGCGCGATCTGGCGATCCAGCAGCGTGTTGATGTCGTCGCAGTCCTGCGACGGGTTGCGCTCGAACTCGCGCAGCCGCCTGACGTCGGACAGGCTCATCCCCAGCGAACGGCAATGGCGCACGAAGTTCAGCTGCACCACATGGCCGTCGTCATAGCGGCGGTAACCATTGGCCTCGCGCCGGGGCGCGTCGAGCAGCCCTTCGCGCTCGTAATAACGGATGGTCTCGACATCGCAGCCGCTGGACCGTGACAGTTCGCCGATACGCATATGCCTGTTCCTTGCCATACCCTGTAACGACTACAGGGTTTGCGATAGTGTAGGCCAGTCCGCCGCATCCTGCAGGATGGCGATGGCGCGCGCGGATCCGGCCCCCCTCGCGCCCATGCGCGGTGTGCTATGGCCGCCACGGGCGGCGCCCGCGCCTTGCCGCATCCTGTAGAATTCCTTCCACTTCCATCGATAAGCCGTCCCCTTTCGTGCGCGCCCTGCGGCTGCTCCTGCTGGTCATGATGCTCGCCTTCCTGCCCCTGCCGGGCTGGGCGGCCGCATTCGCGCACGCCGTGGTGCCCGCCACCGAAGCCGCGGCCGTACCCGGCGCTGCGCTCGGCGCTGCCGATCAAGCCGCCGTGACCGCCGACCCGGCCGGCGATCCCCTGCCGCTTCCCGAAGCCGCCGAGCCGCAGTGGCAGCCCGGCGCCGACCTGGCCGAGCAACTGCTGCCCGCCGCCCCGCTGCGCCTGGCCCCGTGGGCCGGCCGCGCCGGGCCGCCGCGCTATGCCGGCGCCCTGCTGCCCGCGCCCGACCTGCCGCGGCTGCCGCGTCCGCCGCGCGCCTGATTCCCGACGGCGCGCACTTTCGCGCCCGCCCGAACCCGCGTGCCGCGCCCTCCGGTGCGGCGCGCGCCTGCGGTCCGACCGCATCCTTGCGCCGCCTGGCGCGACCTACCACTGCTCCACACACACATGAAACGCGTACTGCTTTTCCTGGCGACCAACCTCGCCGTCATGCTAGTCCTCAGCATCACCGCCAGCGTGCTGGGGGTGAACCGCTTCCTGACCGCCAACGGGCTGAACCTGGGCATGCTGCTGGGCTTTGCCGCGCTGATGGGCTTCGGCGGCGCCTTTATCTCGCTGCTGATGTCCAAGACCATCGCCAAGTGGTCGACCGGCGCGCAGGTCATCACCCACCCCAGCACCAGCACCGAGCTGTGGCTGGTGCAGACCGTCGAGAAGCTGGCGCAGCGCGCCGGCCTGCCGATGCCGGAAGTGGCCATCTACGACGGCGAACCCAATGCCTTCGCCACCGGCGCCACCAAAAACAGCTCGC belongs to Cupriavidus taiwanensis and includes:
- the rnk gene encoding nucleoside diphosphate kinase regulator, with protein sequence MTATKTQTATLYLTELDVTRLERIASRPGSAQLEDMLDSLLARATIVAPAEIPTDVVTMNTRVVCTLPGEQAPRHWTLVYPDAADFDAGRLSVLSPVGQALLGARAGQTVSYRLPDGREQQVSIAEIAFQPEASGQYTL
- a CDS encoding Cd(II)/Pb(II)-responsive transcriptional regulator — encoded protein: MRIGELSRSSGCDVETIRYYEREGLLDAPRREANGYRRYDDGHVVQLNFVRHCRSLGMSLSDVRRLREFERNPSQDCDDINTLLDRQIAQIHAQRVALEALEGQLRALRETCRHHQPASACGILQNLQQAAAGAGCECHATNG